One segment of Carassius auratus strain Wakin chromosome 2, ASM336829v1, whole genome shotgun sequence DNA contains the following:
- the LOC113117691 gene encoding PAX-interacting protein 1-like, with amino-acid sequence MSEDDLKVPEELFKDVKFYVVGDIDQKVVQLLKAGKGKEVSYNALATHIIAEDGDNPEVGESREVFDLPVVKPSWVILSVKCGDLLPVTGFSPESGQVFFGVTACLPHLSEDLNTLWAFITFYGGDCQLHFNKKCTHLVVPEPKGAKYECALRHSNIKVVTPEWILDSVKEKNRKDETLYHPRLTVYEAPEEEGSEYENERSSRSEGSYSDRRSPHSRRSSPTSSRDASPVDRRSRSPSSKHERKSELMFDDSDDSSPEKEDCNLNWTPAEVPQPGPAKRRIQPGKETGLINLCANVPPVPGVFGQPDARLVSAGGGVPIGVERSDVMGGWNPAARTLRNITNNTDKQQASRPSNVTHILQSISPSSKGVVEHLGNQGQSGVPNQLLYNSVKTPQQLPPEAQQQLMQQQQLHQLPQQQQQHPQQMAQQHPMMLPQVMQMHHHQQQQPQQQQPQTQPQSQPQPQQGFPQMTQQSHQFLQQQMHQQMYAQQQQQQQQQQQQHTFPQQQIRPQQLPRPPLQQQHALQQQLQQLQQQHRLQLQLQQQQQQQQQQQQQQQQQQQQQQQQQQNQQQMHQQHLQQQQHFLQQQLQQQHMQQLQQQQQMQQQHLQNQQSLQHQNQSVTPHQTQTILQPPVTPVQLHQLFGHEPGQDIPEEGFLVGCIFAIADYPEQMADKQLLATWKRIIQANGGAVDSALSRCTHLLCESQGSNIYLQALREGKRCVTAHWLNTVLKKKRMVPPHRTLHLPFSFPPGAKPCSQHIISVTGFVDSDRDDLKLMAYLAGARYTGYLCRSNTVLICKEPSGLKYEKAKEWRIPCVNAQWLCDILLGNFEALRQIQHSRYSQFNLPEPLAPNPHFVHNLLSAWRIPVKISSEALASLRVQLKQKQADVGSQPPNKRPKLEELPTPTKKLPPESTPYVLFTGFEPLQAQQCIKKLYDLGGEVADSAQKCTHLVANKVTRTVKFLTAVSVVKHIVTTEWLEESWKSQKFVDEQSYMLRDAEAEVLFSFSLEESLKRAHAAPLFKGKYFYITPGICPSLSTMKVIVESAGGKVLSKQPSYRKIMEHKQNKNLSEIILITCENDSHLCREYFLKNIDVYTAELILTGVLTQTLDYESYKFT; translated from the exons GTTGTACAACTTCTGAAAGCTGGGAAAGGAAAAGAAGTGTCTtacaatgccctagcaacccaCATTATAGCAGAAGATGGGGACAATCCAGAGGTTGGGGAATCCAGAGAGGTCTTTGACTTGCCTGTTGTGAAG CCGAGCTGGGTGATCCTGTCTGTCAAATGTGGAGACCTGCTACC AGTTACAGGATTTTCCCCAGAGTCAGGACAAGTGTTCTTTGGTGTCACAGCTTGTCTGCCACAT CTGTCAGAGGATCTCAACACACTTTGGGCCTTTATTACATTCTATGGAGGTGACTGTCAGCTCCACTTTAACAAGAAGTGTACACATCTGGTTGTGCCTGAACCGAAGGGG GCCAAGTATGAATGTGCTTTGCGGCATAGCAACATTAAGGTAGTAACTCCAGAATGGATTTTGGACTCTGTAAAAGAAAAGAACAGGAAGGATGAGACTCTGTATCACCCACGTCTTACAGTATATGAGGCACCAGAAGAGGAAGGCAGCgagtatgaaaatgaaaggagcTCACGTTCTGAAGGCAGCTACAGTGACAGACGCTCACCTCACAGCCGACGGTCCAGCCCTACATCATCCCGCGATGCTTCCCCGGTAGACAGGCGTAGTCGTTCACCCTCATCGAAACATGAGCGCAAGTCAGAGTTGATGTTTGATGACTCTGATGACTCGTCTCCTGAGAAGGAGGACTGCAATCTGAACTGGACCCCAGCTGAGGTGCCACAGCCTGGCCCCGCTAAGCGTCGAATACAGCCTGGCAAAGAAACAGGTTTGATCAATCTCTGTGCCAATGTCCCACCTGTACCTGGAGTCTTTGGGCAGCCAGATGCTCGGCTGGTCAGCGCAGGTGGAGGTGTGCCTATAGGGGTGGAGAGATCAGATGTCATGGGTGGATGGAATCCAGCTGCACGGACTCTGAGGAACATTACTAACAACACGGACAAGCAACAGGCTTCACGGCCCTCCAATGTGACACAT ATCCTTCAGAGTATTTCACCCTCCTCTAAAGGTGTGGTGGAGCACCTGGGAAATCAAGGCCAGTCTGGTGTTCCCAACCAGCTTCTGTATAATTCAGTTAAGACCCCGCAACAACTACCACCGGAAGCACAGCAACAGTTAATGCAGCAGCAACAGTTACATCAGCTACCACAACAGCAACAACAGCACCCGCAACAGATGGCACAACAGCATCCTATGATGCTGCCACAGGTGATGCAGATGCACCACCATCAGCAGCAGCAACCACAACAGCAGCAGCCGCAAACACAACCACAGTCGCAACCACAGCCACAGCAAGGCTTCCCTCAAATGACTCAGCAGTCTCATCAGTTCTTACAGCAACAGATGCATCAGCAGATGTATgcacaacagcagcagcagcagcaacaacaacaacaacagcacacaTTCCCACAGCAGCAAATTCGACCACAGCAGCTCCCAAGGCCACCACTTCAGCagcagcatgcattgcagcaacaGTTGCAGCAGTTACAACAGCAGCATAGGCTCCAGTTAcagttacaacaacaacaacaacaacagcagcaacaacaacaacagcagcagcagcagcagcagcaacaacaacaacaacagcaaaaccaGCAGCAGATGCACCAACAGCATTTGCAGCAGCAACAACATTTCTTACAACAGCAACTCCAACAGCAGCACATGCAACAGCTGCAACAACAGCAGCAAATGCAACAGCAGCATCTGCAGAACCAGCAGTCGCTGCAACATCAGAACCAGTCGGTTACTCCACATCAAACCCAGACCATCCTGCAACCTCCAGTGACTCCTGTGCAGCTGCACCAACTGTTTGGGCATGAGCCAGGCCAAGACA tcccTGAAGAGGGATTCCTGGTTGGCTGTATCTTTGCAATTGCTGACTATCCAGAACAGATGGCTGATAAACAGTTACTGGCCACATGGAAAAGG ATCATTCAGGCAAATGGAGGAGCTGTGGACTCCGCTCTCAGCCGCTGTACTCATTTACTTTGTGAGAGTCAAGGCAGCAATATCTATCTCCAG GCTTTGAGAGAGGGAAAGCGTTGTGTGACGGCTCACTGGCTTAACACTGTTCTCAAGAAGAAGAGGATGGTTCCCCCCCACAGGACCCTTCATCTTCCCTTCAGCTTCCCTCCAGGGGCCAAGCCCTGCTCCCAGCAT ATCATTTCTGTGACTGGATTCGTGGACAGTGATCGTGATGATTTGAAGCTCATGGCCTATCTAGCAGGAGCCCGATACACAGGCTATCTGTGTCGTAGCAACACTGTACTCATCTGTAAAGA ACCGAGTGGGCTGAAATACGAGAAGGCAAAGGAGTGGAGGATCCCCTGTGTGAACGCCCAATGGCTGTGTGACATCCTACTGGGGAACTTTGAAGCTCTGCGGCAAATCCAGCACAGCAGATACTCCCAGTTCAATTTGCCTGAACCACTGGCACCTAACCCTCATTTTGTGCACAATCTTCTGA GTGCTTGGCGTATTCCTGTGAAGATCTCTTCGGAGGCGTTGGCG AGCTTACGTGTGCAGCTGAAACAGAAACAGGCTGATGTCGGCTCGCAACCACCCAACAAGAGGCCCAA GTTAGAAGAGTTGCCAACACCTACTAAAAAGCTTCCACCCGAGTCCACACCTTACGTGCTTTTCACAGGCTTCGAACCTCTGCAGGCTCAGCAGTGCATAAAG AAATTGTATGATCTTGGAGGGGAAGTGGCTGACAGCGCTCAGAAGTGCACTCATCTGGTTGCTAACAAAGTGACAAGAACTGTGAAGTTCCTCACTGCTGTATCTGTAGTCAAGCACATAGTCACTACAGAATGGCTGGAGGAAAGCTGGAAAAGCCAGAAATTTGTGG ATGAGCAGAGCTACATGCTGCGAGATGCAGAGGCAGAGGTGCTGTTCAGTTTCAGTCTGGAGGAGTCACTGAAGAGAGCTCATGCTGCTCCACTCTTCAAG GGGAAGTATTTCTATATAACTCCAGGAATCTGTCCGAGCCTCAGCACAATGAAAGTTATAGTGGAGAGTGCCGGAGGGAAAGTGCTGTCCAAGCAGCCCTCCTACCGCAAAATCATGGAGCACAAGCAAAACAAG AATTTATCAGAGATCATTTTAATAACCTGTGAAAATGACTCCCACCTGTGTCGAGAGTACTTCCTGAAGAACATCG atgTTTACACTGCTGAGCTCATCTTGACGGGGGTGTTGACTCAGACCTTGGATTATGAATC ATATAAATTCACATGA